The DNA segment ACGAGGTGTCGACATCTTCTCGTAAAGACTTTTCGTTTATATTAAATGGTAGTCCGTTTGTTTTATGCTGGGGTTGGTACGAATGGTGGAGAAGTAAAAGAGTACTTCGGTTTGGCGACAACTACGGGGTTAGATCGTCCACTGGACAATGTGCCGACAACCATATGCGATTCCTTAATTTTCAGCATGTATTCCCTAATGGAAGACGGGCGAGAACATTTTTTGTTCCTAATCCGCAATCGGGCTCGACATCGATGGTAATCGGCCAGGCCCAATTATTCTTAGTGGGTACAGGATGACACGTCATGTGGGTCCTGAACGTGTTGGGTATGCAATAGATATATCGGTGAAAACACGCGTCATTGTTGCTGGGTGGGTATTGGTGGGCACGGAGATTTCATGGTCGACAAAGGTCAGGTGATCTGATGGGAGAAAAGCAGATATCCACGATCAACGGCCAGAAAGACGAATCCAAGGATCGAACGATCGGAGCTCACAAAACTATTTTAATTCGTGGATCGCGCTAGTTCGACAAAGTCACGGGGTAGCATTGTCACTTCGCAAAGCACTCACTATAAAAGGGTTGCGAATCAATCCATCGCATTACGGTTCACCCATGAGAGAAGAATAAAACAAAAGAAAGGGGGCAAAgcgtaagaaaaagaaaaaggaaattaaaaAGGCACCGAAACGGAGGAGGACCAAAAACCAAACGGAGGGCGAAACCCTAAGCAACCGCGATGGCAGCGGCGTAGCGAGCGGGGTTGAGGAGGAGGGGGGTATGGCTAGATCTTCTGACCTGGAGGAGAGGGAGATCTGGGGGACGTGGGAGGAGCTCCTCCTTGCCTGCGCCGTCAACCGCCATGGCACCCGGCGCTGGGACTCCGTCGCCATCGAAATCCAGTCCCGCACCCCCGCCTCCCACCTCATCACCCCCCACGGCTGCCGCCAGCGATACCGCGACCTCCAGCGCCGCTTCAGCGCCGGCGCCGTCAACGGCAGCGGCGACGATGACGGCGGCGAGGACGATCCCCATCCGCCGGCCGACGTCCCATGGCTCGAGGAGCTCCGGAGGCTCCGTGTCGCGGAGCTCCGCCGCGAAGTCCAACGTTACGATCTATCGATCGGGTAATTAATCGTTAATATCATCTATATCTATATAAGCGTCGTATTTTGTTTGGCTAGGTTTCTTTACCTCCTTTTTTGCCCTTGAATAAAGATCAGACGGTCCCGATTGCTGGATCGTGaatatatttagtattttttttaaattatattttttagatcTTTGCAACTGAAGGTGAAAAGGCTACAAGATGAGCGGGAGCGGAGCGCACGGGATGCGGAGTCCGGCGATGGGAAGCCGGTTGTGGATGCAAAGAAGGGGGGCGGTGCGCCGGGATCCACGCCGGAGAGCCTCTCCGGAAACCGGATCTCCTCCGGCGGGGACTCCGGCCCCTCGTGCGAGCAGTCCAACTCCACCGACCCGAAGCAGAAAGCCGGCGAGGACTGCAGGGAGCCTGAGGAAGAGGCAGCGTTTGCCGGTGCCGGTAGCGACGCGGCCGAGCCATCCACCGGCGGTGACGAAAAGGCGGCGGAGGGTTCGTACGACAGCAGCACGGGGAGCCCGGCGGCCCGGACGCAAGCGATGGGCGAGTCGATCGCCGAGTCGAAGGAAGACGAGGAGGGGGAAAAGGAGAGCAGCGACGTGCAGAGCTCGGTAAGCCTCTCGCGGCGGCGGGGCACGGCGATTATCGGTGGCGGCGGGGTCGAGGAGCCGGAGGCGGAGGAGGCGTCGATCATGAGCGGGGTGGTGGCCGCGGCATCACAGCCGTCGGTTTCCCTCCTCGAGATCATCCGGTCGCACAAATACGGGTCCGTCTTCGAGCGGCGGCTCGAGAGCCAGGTTTCCTATTCTTCCCAATTTGCATATCTCGCGTTATTTTCATGTATCTCATCGACATCATCCTTAAAATTCTGATCGACTTGTGCTCGGAACCAAAATGATAGGTCTCGTAGAAACTCGTGCGTGGCTACGGTGGGGCTTTTTTGACCGTTGGATGTGATATGCTCGACTCGTTGGAAAACGTGTATAAGTTCGCCTCTCCACCGTCGGATCGACGGAATGGAGTGCAAAAGTGAACCCGAAAAGGCAAGAGTAATTGTATCCGTGAGTCGTAGATCCAACGGTGGCAAGCCCCCGACGAGCCTTCATCGTTTTCCCTGCGAAACAGTCTTGTCATCTTGTGGTGATAAAGACACGCAGTTTATTCGTTTCTCGGAAACGGCTGCACGAGATATaaaaagtaatataaagtgacaaTTAATATATATAGTTAAAAATATACAATTAATAGTTCTTTCCGGACACCCCGAAATCGATAAATTAATAAACTATGTGACTATTAATTCGAGACTTTTCACTTCGATATTTAGTTGACAGTCTGAAGAATAGCAACTTCTATATTAGCTAATTTTCTGTTAATTTTACTTTGAGCTGTTTGAACTTTGGTTATAATTGTGTTGCTTACCAGATTACAGATTGGGTAGATAACTTTATTTATTTGTCGACGTCGCACGTTGGACGTAGCAAATGACCTGTCAGTTGTAACTTCCACGTCAAGTCTGTCGTTTCAAGATTGTCTTCTAGATAAGCAATTATTAACGTTAGTATTCTTCATTGGGGTCTTAGACCATATAAAGTAACTCGGCTTTTTTAAAAGAATTATTTACTCTTTTTTGTCTGACCAGTTGTTTCTATGCGTAGGAAAGCGTGAGATACCGAAGCATCGTACGGCAACACGTGGACCTGGAGATGGTGCGAGCCAAGCTGGACCCTGTAGAGCCCGGGCGCTCTTACGCGACTTCGGAGTTCTTCCGGGATCTGCTGTTGCTCTGCGGTAACACCACCGTCTTCTACCCCAAAGACTCCCCCGAGTTCGCCGCCGCCGTTCATCTTCGACGGCTCGTGAACAAGGAAATGGCTACCACTGTTCTGACGCCGACGGAACCCACGCCGcagcctccccctccccctcctgaGCCCAAACCAACCGCCTCGAAATCCGAGACCGAACCGGACCTCTCCAGTGGCCTAGTTGACAAACCGAACTCCTCGCCGCTGCTAATTGCCTGCCGCAAGCGCAGCTCCACGTCGAACAAGCCAGCTGTGGCGGCAGTGGAGAAGGAAGAGAAATCTGATCCTGCGAGAATTGAGTCGGACAACGAGGAGAAGAGCCTCCCGAAGAAGACTACCAAGGAAAGGTCCGTTCGTTCTGGGAGAACCAGAGGCTGGCGGACCAGCAAGGTCCGGGGCGGTAACGGGGAAGGAAGCCCGGCAGCGAAAAGGTCCAACGTTGCTCCCTCTCCGTGCCTCAAGTCCAAACCGGTGGAGAATGTGGCGGCCGTCGGGGAGGCGGCGAAGCCAGACAAGAACACGGGCGGTGGTGCTGCCACTTGTGCAGCTTCTACAGCGAAAAAGCAAGGCTCCACGGGCTTCTTGAAACGTATGAAGCGGAATCCAAAAGGAGCGGTCGAGGaaatgccgaagagatcgtcgggaggagtcagcggcggcggcggaagcGGAAGAGGTACGGAGCAGAAGAAAGAGGCAAAAGGTGGCGCTCGAAAGGAGCAGGGCTCCCGTCAGGCGAGTACTGGAGGAGGTGGCAGCGGTGGTTCGGGGAAGAAGGTGGCCGAGACGAGCGGTGGCTCGGCGAAGCGGGGCGTGGGGAGGCCACCAAAGAGGGCGAGGGAGGAGGCAGAGATTGCAGCGCCTTCCAAGGCTCCGGCGTCAGCTTCGAGGAAGCAACGGCGGATGTGAAGTGGGTCCTGTGACTGTGGCGTTGGCACGGATAACCAAGCGGATGCCTGTAACGTATCGTTTGGACGTTAATTTAACCGTTTCAGATGTTGTTAGGACACaagctctttttctttttctttttctttcttgatatcatttcTCGATTTTAAATTTTTCCAACGCTGGACTACAAAATTTACTTTTAACCTTGTTTAAATATGTATAAGTAACTTAAAAGGGTTCAGTCAACACACCTTTTTCAATCTTTACTTCggaagagaagactcgctttctttcaaatccattttggttatatatatatatatatatatatatatatatatatatatatatatatatatatatatatatatatatatatatatatatatatatatatacatgatgatatttTAGTCAGTTCAATATGATTCGGGCATGTATATCTTTAGAACTGTCTCGCAGAGCAAAGTCTAATAGATCTTTCGATTTGTTCCTATCCACATTTAAGTTAGTCTAAAGatgaataaattaaaatattaaaaaaatatataatctcgATTATTATATAAAAGATTGTTTATTTTTGGACTGATGTCCACATAGGAAATCATGAGACATCAAACACCTTATATATATTCTCTATTTtgatagaaaaatatattttttatattactttCAAATGGAAAACTATTATAGGCTAtagtctaatatatatatatatatatatatatatatatatatatatatatatatatatatatatatatatatatatatatatatatatatagttatagttATAGTTATAGTTATAGTTATTGGCAATCTATACAAGGAAGTATCTCATCTTATCTATGGTCTCgtattctcttctcttctccctggCTTCTTGTGTCTCTGCTCATCTATTAGCTTTGCTTGGGTATTGGATCATGGCAGGGGTCTAATACTCGGGTCTCTCTGGATCCCTCTCTCCTCTTTCAAATCACATTCCCTTTTCCGTCGAATTTGACTTCTCGTTCTGTTTTCTAAGGAATCATTCTTTGACAAGTAAATCTTCGAGTTTGTGTTGGGCAGAACCACAAAAATCCGATCTTTTTTATGCCTCCTTCCTCCACTTCTTGTTCACTCATCAGATGCCAGAGGTTAGTGGTCAAGACCTGATGTTTGTACAAGGTTAGTTTCAAGATTTCTTCACACCAAAAAtgtcatttttgtttctctttcagGGATTTGTATTCTACTTACTGTGTGTTTTTTCTACTTGTATTTGATGTTAGACAGGATCTTATCGGTTAATGATCACCAGAACCTTTAAAAGGATATGCCATGCTTCATTGTTGAAAGTTCCTTTTCccccccttttctttcttttttttcttccataTATCATAGAAGTGCTTCTCGGTAGGGTTCGTTAGGAAGTGTGTTCTTATTTTCAGATGTAAATTTTGGTGAAGTTGCCAAGGATTTGTCTTTCCAAAAGAGAAATGTTTCTTTTTCCTTGATTCTTCTATATCTTTCAACCATTTGTAATGCTTTGTTTACTTTCTTTTCTGATAACCATGGATAGAATTTCCCTTTTTTGACTATTTCTATTCTTTATCTTGAAACTTTTGAGGTCCATCTTTAGTTCCTCTAAGGTTGCTTCATACAtcagatctttgattttttttttttcatttttttggctATCACGTGTTAGCGTTTTACATTATACCATTTTGAAGCTTCAGATGATATTTCAATGCTTGATCTGAATATTTTTTAGCAAGACCTTGTATTAGTCACTTTCCTCAACCTTAGTTCAATATTCCATTTGTTTTTCTTGCTGGATGTTGTAGCATAACACCATTGCAAATAATAGATAAATATAATACTGTGATGACTTAAGCTGACTGTCCCTTAGTCTGActtcttttttgtttctctttacaGTGCAAATGATTGCCTGAGTAATTTCAGTTGCCGGTTTGGGGCTGATGGGTAGAGGCAGAGGAAAGGGGAGGAAATTTGGCTGTGGTCACTTCTAGTGAGGATCCAGGGAGTGGCAATGAAAAGATGCTCCCTGCATATAAGAGGAGAGGAAGGCCTCACGAGCCTTTGAAGGATGACACTGAGGAAGACTTACTGAAAAGACTGAAGAAGGAGATGATGTTGTGAAGCTTGATGCACCAAACAAAAAGCTTGAAGGCTTAACAGTGGCATatgggaagaagaggagatattcaaaagcaaaatagaaatCTGACATGGTCATGGAGGAAAATGGTTCTGGGTTGAAATCCAAAAATGGTGATTCAACTAGATCTAGTTGTTTCCAGTATAATGGGAGCCGGCGGAAGAGCAAGCATCGTCGAGCTGCCAAAGCAGGAGTAGAGTGCAAGTGAGAATGTTCAACCAATTTTACTGAATTCTTGTATAATTCCTTTGCTAAATGTCGCTGATGGATGAGATACTTGATATTTCACTCATTTTGTTTTgtcacttgttttttttttcaagtattgTTGTGTTCATGAATTAACTAGAGACTAGACATACAATATTTCTTTCATGGTGACAGAGATGGTAAGAGACTAGCTTAATTTTAATTTCCATTCATTGAGAATTCTGAGCACAAAATtttcttgttttctatttttattttttttaccttgCATTATTCTCATTTAGGACACTTTTCATCCTTGGTTATTTGCATGCCATTTTCTGTAATCCTTGAACGTTAGATGTCAAATGGAGGACTCTTATATGTCTTCAGATTTTATAACTTTTCTATTGTAACTCAACTTATTTCCAAAAATTTTATTTGCTGATGTTTCTGGAAATTTGTGTTCCAGTAATTCCCAATCAAGTTTGTACTGTTAGATGTCAACTGGAGGACTCTTATATGTTAGCAGATTTTATAACTTTTCTATTGTGCTCAACTTATTGCCAAAAATTGCATTTGCTGTATGTTTCTGGAAATTTGTGTTCCACTAATTACTAATCAAGTTTATACTGGGATGTATATTATTGTATGTTCATTTTCTCTGGCAGTGGTACTTGctttgaagatgccttatgtaaTCTTCCGGTATTTCCTGCTAGTGTCATTTTGTACACTGCTAGAAGTGCATGGTTTGTTGTGTATTCGTGCTTTTGTACTGTGCATATATTTGTCTGTACATTGCTAGTGTACATGGATTCATGTGTATAGCTTGCTTCTTTGCTATGCATATGCTATGTCATGTATTGTACTCTTTGTTCAGT comes from the Musa acuminata AAA Group cultivar baxijiao chromosome BXJ2-8, Cavendish_Baxijiao_AAA, whole genome shotgun sequence genome and includes:
- the LOC135585466 gene encoding uncharacterized protein LOC135585466 isoform X1; the protein is MARSSDLEEREIWGTWEELLLACAVNRHGTRRWDSVAIEIQSRTPASHLITPHGCRQRYRDLQRRFSAGAVNGSGDDDGGEDDPHPPADVPWLEELRRLRVAELRREVQRYDLSIGSLQLKVKRLQDERERSARDAESGDGKPVVDAKKGGGAPGSTPESLSGNRISSGGDSGPSCEQSNSTDPKQKAGEDCREPEEEAAFAGAGSDAAEPSTGGDEKAAEGSYDSSTGSPAARTQAMGESIAESKEDEEGEKESSDVQSSVSLSRRRGTAIIGGGGVEEPEAEEASIMSGVVAAASQPSVSLLEIIRSHKYGSVFERRLESQESVRYRSIVRQHVDLEMVRAKLDPVEPGRSYATSEFFRDLLLLCGNTTVFYPKDSPEFAAAVHLRRLVNKEMATTVLTPTEPTPQPPPPPPEPKPTASKSETEPDLSSGLVDKPNSSPLLIACRKRSSTSNKPAVAAVEKEEKSDPARIESDNEEKSLPKKTTKERSVRSGRTRGWRTSKVRGGNGEGSPAAKRSNVAPSPCLKSKPVENVAAVGEAAKPDKNTGGGAATCAASTAKKQGSTGFLKRMKRNPKGAVEEMPKRSSGGVSGGGGSGRGTEQKKEAKGGARKEQGSRQASTGGGGSGGSGKKVAETSGGSAKRGVGRPPKRAREEAEIAAPSKAPASASRKQRRM
- the LOC135585466 gene encoding uncharacterized protein LOC135585466 isoform X2, yielding MARGAPEAPCRGAPPRSPTLRSIDRVKRLQDERERSARDAESGDGKPVVDAKKGGGAPGSTPESLSGNRISSGGDSGPSCEQSNSTDPKQKAGEDCREPEEEAAFAGAGSDAAEPSTGGDEKAAEGSYDSSTGSPAARTQAMGESIAESKEDEEGEKESSDVQSSVSLSRRRGTAIIGGGGVEEPEAEEASIMSGVVAAASQPSVSLLEIIRSHKYGSVFERRLESQESVRYRSIVRQHVDLEMVRAKLDPVEPGRSYATSEFFRDLLLLCGNTTVFYPKDSPEFAAAVHLRRLVNKEMATTVLTPTEPTPQPPPPPPEPKPTASKSETEPDLSSGLVDKPNSSPLLIACRKRSSTSNKPAVAAVEKEEKSDPARIESDNEEKSLPKKTTKERSVRSGRTRGWRTSKVRGGNGEGSPAAKRSNVAPSPCLKSKPVENVAAVGEAAKPDKNTGGGAATCAASTAKKQGSTGFLKRMKRNPKGAVEEMPKRSSGGVSGGGGSGRGTEQKKEAKGGARKEQGSRQASTGGGGSGGSGKKVAETSGGSAKRGVGRPPKRAREEAEIAAPSKAPASASRKQRRM